The Henckelia pumila isolate YLH828 chromosome 2, ASM3356847v2, whole genome shotgun sequence genome includes a window with the following:
- the LOC140880389 gene encoding uncharacterized protein yields the protein MGGGSSGPRLSGMQKQVLALYRGFLRSARTKSPEVRSKIESIVSAEFRYNSSQIDRKNFLYIEYLLRRGKKQLDQLNSPDTVGLSSLNVEVPQSKSFN from the coding sequence ATGGGAGGAGGTTCCAGCGGGCCGAGGCTTTCAGGGATGCAGAAGCAAGTGCTTGCTTTATATCGAGGATTTTTGCGTTCAGCGCGCACTAAATCCCCTGAAGTAAGAAGCAAAATCGAGTCAATAGTTTCAGCTGAGTTTCGCTACAATTCCTCTCAAATTGATCGCAAGAATTTTCTGTATATTGAGTACTTGCTTCGTCGAGGCAAGAAACAACTAGATCAGTTAAATAGCCCTGATACAGTTGGACTGTCATCCTTAAATGTTGAGGTTCCTCAGTCCAAATCATTTAACTGA